Proteins encoded in a region of the Anaerolineae bacterium genome:
- the guaA gene encoding glutamine-hydrolyzing GMP synthase, producing MAEHPETIVVLDFGSQYNQLIARRVREAHVYCELIPWDAPAERVLALEPAGFILSGGPASVYEPGAPTLPAYILESGKPVLGICYGMQALTHALGGRVAPAATREYGHAELYIDAPDSPLFAGIPSPTRVWMSHGDRIEQLPAGFRILAHTANAPIAAIGDDERRLYGLQFHPEVHHTVEGRAIFHNFLFRICGLHGLWRPENFIAESITQIRQRVGGERAICAVSGGVDSTVAATLVSRAIGDQLTCIFVDHGLHRQGEVEENMEAFRRHIQAPTILVDARQRFLRALAGVTDPEEKRRIIGREFIRVFEEEAHKLGRVRYLVQGTIYPDVIESSGAGSRATARIKSHHNVGALPPDMKFELIEPLRMLFKDEVRQVGEALGLPASLVHRQPCPGPALAVRIIGEVTEEKLAILRAADAIVTSEIDAANLGAEKPWQYFAVLTSVRSVGVMGDGRTYQYLVAVRAVSSVDGMTADWSRLPYDLLARISSRIVNEVPGVNRVVYDISSKPPATIEWE from the coding sequence ATGGCGGAACACCCGGAAACCATCGTGGTGCTGGACTTTGGCTCCCAATATAATCAGCTCATCGCCCGGCGGGTGCGCGAGGCCCATGTCTACTGCGAACTGATCCCCTGGGACGCGCCGGCGGAGCGCGTGCTGGCGCTGGAGCCGGCCGGCTTCATCCTCTCCGGCGGGCCGGCCAGCGTCTACGAGCCTGGCGCTCCGACCCTGCCGGCATACATCCTCGAGTCCGGTAAGCCGGTGCTCGGCATCTGCTACGGCATGCAGGCCCTGACCCATGCCCTGGGCGGACGCGTCGCGCCGGCGGCCACCAGGGAATACGGCCATGCCGAGCTGTACATTGATGCCCCGGACTCCCCCCTGTTCGCCGGCATCCCCTCCCCCACCCGCGTCTGGATGAGCCATGGGGACCGCATCGAGCAACTGCCGGCCGGCTTCCGCATCCTGGCACACACCGCCAATGCCCCCATCGCCGCCATAGGCGACGACGAACGCCGGCTCTACGGCCTGCAGTTCCATCCCGAAGTGCATCACACCGTCGAGGGCCGCGCCATTTTCCACAACTTCCTCTTCCGCATCTGCGGCCTGCACGGCCTGTGGCGCCCCGAAAACTTCATCGCCGAATCTATCACTCAGATCCGCCAGCGGGTCGGCGGCGAGCGCGCTATCTGCGCCGTGTCCGGCGGCGTGGACTCCACCGTGGCGGCCACGCTGGTCTCGCGCGCCATCGGCGACCAGCTCACCTGCATCTTCGTGGACCACGGCCTGCACCGCCAGGGGGAGGTGGAAGAGAACATGGAGGCCTTCCGCCGGCACATCCAGGCCCCGACCATCCTCGTAGACGCGCGCCAGCGCTTCCTGCGCGCCCTGGCCGGCGTCACCGACCCGGAGGAAAAGCGCCGCATCATCGGGCGGGAATTCATCCGCGTCTTCGAGGAAGAAGCCCACAAGCTCGGCCGCGTGCGCTATCTCGTCCAGGGCACGATTTACCCCGATGTTATCGAATCCTCCGGCGCCGGCAGTCGGGCCACAGCACGCATCAAATCCCACCATAACGTCGGCGCCCTGCCGCCGGACATGAAGTTCGAACTCATCGAACCACTGCGCATGCTGTTCAAGGACGAGGTGCGGCAGGTGGGCGAGGCGTTGGGACTGCCGGCATCCCTGGTGCATCGTCAGCCGTGTCCTGGGCCGGCCCTGGCTGTGCGCATCATCGGAGAGGTCACCGAGGAGAAGCTGGCCATCCTGCGCGCCGCCGACGCCATCGTCACGAGCGAGATTGACGCCGCCAACCTGGGCGCGGAGAAACCGTGGCAGTACTTCGCCGTGCTCACTTCGGTGCGCTCCGTCGGGGTGATGGGCGATGGGCGCACCTATCAGTACCTCGTGGCGGTGCGTGCCGTCTCCAGCGTGGACGGCATGACCGCCGATTGGTCCCGCCTGCCGTATGATCTGCTGGCACGCATCTCCAGCCGCATCGTGAACGAGGTGCCGGGGGTGAACCGGGTGGTATACGATATATCCAGCAAGCCGCCGGCTACCATCGAATGGGAATAA
- a CDS encoding Rrf2 family transcriptional regulator, with amino-acid sequence MKLTTKMRYGTRAMLELALHQGDEPLSLREVAERQDISPKYLEQLFATLQTAGLVNAVRGPRGGYALARPAESINLRQIYEALESPDGFVTCTANPQVCERADHCVTQEVWARLYQTCMQLLEETTLADLADRAREKAASGWMYYI; translated from the coding sequence ATGAAACTGACCACCAAGATGCGCTACGGCACGCGAGCTATGCTGGAGCTGGCCCTGCATCAGGGGGATGAGCCGTTAAGCCTGCGGGAGGTGGCGGAACGGCAGGATATCTCTCCGAAATACCTGGAGCAGTTGTTCGCTACCCTGCAGACCGCCGGCCTGGTCAACGCCGTGCGCGGCCCGCGCGGCGGGTACGCGCTGGCACGGCCGGCAGAATCCATCAACCTCCGGCAGATATATGAAGCGCTGGAAAGCCCCGACGGCTTCGTCACATGCACGGCCAATCCGCAGGTCTGCGAGCGCGCGGACCACTGCGTGACCCAGGAGGTCTGGGCGCGCTTGTATCAGACCTGCATGCAGTTACTGGAGGAAACAACCCTGGCGGACCTGGCGGACCGGGCCCGGGAGAAAGCGGCCTCGGGCTGGATGTACTATATCTAA